The sequence AGAGTAAATAAGACTCTTTCCTAAGTTAATACTGTTTGTTTTTCCATAGGCACATACAGCAAGTAGAGCCCAAAGCAATGTAGCTTTTTTCTTATTCATATGTATATCTCTCCTTTACATTAAATTAATTATTAGATTAATAAAATAAAATTATATAAATTTATTTATTAAAAACTTTATCTAAAATATATCCAATAATATCTATTGAAAGATTATTTCCCCAGAAAACCCCATCTTTAGTAAAATTAAAGGAATTTTCTTTTTCAATAACAAGTTTTTCTTCCCCATAATTCTTCATTTTTTCACAGAAGTACGTATACTCTTCCTCGTTTAAAATAGCTTTAATACTCTCCTTAGAGATGATAGGGAACTGCATTATTCCAGAAAGTTTAGCAAATTTGGCATGGTATTCAGTCTGCTTAGAATAAAAGCTCATCTCTTTATTCATTCTAAATACTTCAATTCCTTGAACACTACCTCCAGCACCTACTCCAATAGGGAAAGTATCACCACCACTATTTCTAACTTGAATGTACTGGTAAGTATCTCCACCATTTTTAGCTATCTTAGTAAGTTCTAAAATGTGGTACTTATTCTCTCTTAACATTTCATCAACAAAATGAGAGTAAAGAAGATAATCTTTTTTCATATCCTCTTCCATTATTACTTTTTCAGCTTCAATATCTTTAGAAAGCTTAGATCCTTCATGAACCATAAGGGAATAGAAACTAGCACTTCCAAGTTCTAATTTTTTCACAATTCTAGCATCTTCAACAACCTCTTCAATAGTTTGGTCAGGGAAATTATAGATAATGTCTACGCATACCTCTCCTTTGAAGAAGTTTTTTAGTTTTTTAAGTTTTTCAATAACTTCATTTTTACTATAAGTTCTATTATAGAAAATTCTTCCTCTTTCTGAGAAAGTTTGAATTCCTACACTAAGTCTATTTACTCCATATTTCATCATTACTTCTAATTTTTCTTTAGTAAGATTATGAAGAGTTGTTTCAAAAGTAAACTCATAGTTCTCTCCAGGTTTTACATTTCTTTGAATACTCTGAAGTATAATTTCAAGTTGTTTAGGTTTATAAATAGTAGGAGTTCCTCCACCAAAGAAAATAACATCAAAAGTACTCTCTTTAAAATATGTTGTTTGACCATATTTATCAAATTCACTAGCTATATATTCA comes from Fusobacterium necrogenes and encodes:
- a CDS encoding radical SAM protein, whose product is MINNLLLFNKRHKSHHDSTGLISKYVPSEKADKSSFKAMLEIKPDDRKKAIYVHTPYCDKICSFCNLNRKQLDGSLDSYAEYIASEFDKYGQTTYFKESTFDVIFFGGGTPTIYKPKQLEIILQSIQRNVKPGENYEFTFETTLHNLTKEKLEVMMKYGVNRLSVGIQTFSERGRIFYNRTYSKNEVIEKLKKLKNFFKGEVCVDIIYNFPDQTIEEVVEDARIVKKLELGSASFYSLMVHEGSKLSKDIEAEKVIMEEDMKKDYLLYSHFVDEMLRENKYHILELTKIAKNGGDTYQYIQVRNSGGDTFPIGVGAGGSVQGIEVFRMNKEMSFYSKQTEYHAKFAKLSGIMQFPIISKESIKAILNEEEYTYFCEKMKNYGEEKLVIEKENSFNFTKDGVFWGNNLSIDIIGYILDKVFNK